TGCGTTTTCTGGCAACGCCCGAGGACGATCTGTCGCTTGCAACTGCGCTAAAATCGCCGCTCTTCGGCTGGTCCGAACAACAGCTTTTCACGCTTGCGCATGGGCGCAACGGCTATCTCTGGGAGGCGTTGCGCGCGGCAGCAGCAGAGCACCCGCAAACCCTCGCCGTTCTCGATGACCTGCGCCGCCAAACCGATTTTCTTCGGCCATATGACCTGATCGAGCGAATCCTGACGCGCCATGACGGGCGGCGCAAACTGCTGGCGCGGCTAGGCCAGGAGGCGGAAGACGGAATTGACGCACTCTTGGCTCAGGCGCTTGGCTATGAGCGCGGCACGGTGCCGTCGTTGACCGGGTTTCTGGTCTGGCTCGATACCGACGATATCGAAATCAAGCGCCAGATGGAGGGGGCGGGACGACAAATTCGCGTGATGACCGTCCACGCGGCCAAGGGGCTGGAAGCACCCATTGTTATTCTTCCCGATACCGGCCAGCGTCGCCTTGAGGTCCGTGATCAACTGGTGACCGGGCAAACTGTCTTTTGGAAGCCGCGGGCAGACGAAATGCCGCCGCTTGTTCAGGAGATTCTGGCCCAGCGTCTTGAGCGCGAACGCGAAGAGCGCAACCGGCTGCTTTACGTTGCGATGACACGGGCCGAAAAGTGGTTGATCGTCGCGGCGGTGGGTGATCCGGACAAGGACGAAGAGAGCTGGTATGTCAAAATCCGCACCGCGATGGAGGCCAAACATGCTCAAGTTCATGGGCATCCGGGCGGCGAGGGGCTGCGCCTTGAACATGGTGATTGGGCCGGATTAGAGACTGATCTGGATGTTCTTCCTGAAAATACAGGCATGACACTGCCCCCTTGGGCCGCATCGCGCGCGCCGATCCCCGAGCCGCGGCCAAAAGCTCTGTCGCCGTCCGATCTGGGTGGAGCCAAAGCGCTGGCAGGTGACGCCGGCCTTGACGAGGAGGCCGCATTGCGACGCGGACGACAAATCCATCGTCTGCTCGAATTCCTGCCCGAACATGACCTGACGGAATGGCCAAGCGTCGCCACCCTCCTGCTTGGAAGCGGCGAGGATGCAGCGACGCAAGCGGAAACGGCGGCGTTGCTTGCCGAAGCTGATGAGGTGTTGCGCGACCCAGACCTGGCCAAGCTATTTAGAGGCAACGCGCTCAGCGAAGTGCCGGTTTCCGCCGCATTGCCCGAACTGGGCGGGCGGCGCATTCATGGGATAATCGACCGATTGATCATTTCCGACAACAGCATCCTGGCTGTGGATTTCAAGACAAATGCCGTGGTGCCGCAGACCCCGGAAACCTGCCCCGACGGATTACTGCGGCAGATGGGGGCGTATCAATCGGCGCTTTCACAGGTGTTTCCAGACACAACCATTCAAACCGCGCTTCTTTGGACGAGCACTGCCACGCTTATGCACCTGCCACACGATCTGGTGATGGCCGCCCTCTGCGACACGTCAGTAGCTTGACGCTCCCCAGCCCGACACCTAGGTTCGCCCCAATGCTCGCAAACCCCTTTCTCAGGAGAATGACATGGCCACTGTTGCTGTCACCGACGATACCTTCGACGCCGAAGTGAAGAATTCCGATATCCCCGTAGTGGTCGATTTCTGGGCCGAATGGTGCGGTCCTTGCAAGATGATCGGCCCGGTTCTGGAAGAACTGTCCGAAGAAATGAACGGCAAGGTGAAGATCGTCAAAATCAATGTCGACGAAAACCCCAATTCACCCTCGCAACTGGGTGTTCGCGGTATCCCGGCCCTGTTCATCTTCAAAAACGGTGAAGTGGTTGCCAACACCGCTGGCGCACGGCCCAAGGCACAGATGCAAAGCTGGATCGAAGAGTCGATCTGATCGCGGCTAAAGTTCGATGTCAAAGCCCTGCCCAAAACGGCGGGGCTTTTTCACGTTCTGCATCAATCAAACCGGCCAGCCAAAACCCCGCAGTCGGGTGGCGATTTTCTCTTCTGCCTCCGGGCGTCCGGCGTTTACCGCCATGATTTGCAGGAACCAATAGAGATAGGCATCATAGTCCGGGCGTAGCTGTGGCGCGATGCGAATGGCGGCCAAGGGTTCGCTTTCCCACACTTTCGCCGCGATATGATGAAAATCGGCGCTTCCAAATAGCACCAAGGGCTTACCCCAGAAATATCCGGCAAACCCGGCTGCTGAATTCTGTGTAACGACATAATCACAGCCCGGTAAAAGCCCTTCAATCCCGCCAGTTATCACAGAAAGCCGTCGGTTCTTTTGCTCAAGAGCGTCAAGCTCCGCTCGCTCCTCGTCAGAGTAGCTCTCCTTGGGGTGCAAAGTGGCGACCACCTTGCGGTCGCAATCATGGCGCAGAACATCCTCAACCATCTCCAACGGCGTGCAGTGTTGAAAAGACCGCCGCCGCAACAATTGCCCCTGAAGCGGGATATAGACATGGCCCTTGGTCACCGCCTCCCAGCCGTCAAACCATTTGCGCCGCCAGCGCGCAACAAAGCGTGAGGCCTCTTTTTCCGGCACGTCCCCGGCTGCAAATTCCGCTCGCGCCACATCGAAATTCCAACGTTTATCGGTCTGTTCAATCGACCAGAACGGATAGTAATAGGCGCGCCGAACCGTCACCGCGCGCGCATGCGGCGGCGGGTCCATATGCATCACTGCCCACTCATCCTGCGGATTCGAACCCGCACATTCGGCCGCGCTATTGCCGGAATAGCGGATCTGCATACCGGCGGCGCGGCCAACATTGGCGAGCTTGCCAAGAAAATTATGCTTGCCCGCTTCGGTGCTCTCTTTCAGGCCGGGTTCGAGATAGAAGTGCATTACATGGGGTTTGCTCATGGTCCGCACGCTAGGGCGTGGCGCGGCGGCGGACAAGCCCGCCCTTGCCCCTCGCCAGCTGCAACGCCATATAGGCCCGACAGAGATGGAGGCCACGATGGCAAAGCAAGAGTTCCCCGGTTGGCACGGCACCACGATCATCGGGGTGAAAAAGGATGGCAAAGTTGTGATCGCAGGCGATGGTCAGGTTTCGCTTGGTCAGACCGTGATCAAGGGCACCGCCCGCAAGGTGCGCAGGCTTTCCCCGGGTGGCTATGATGTTGTTGCCGGGTTTGCCGGATCAACCGCTGATGCCTTCACTCTGCTCGAACGGCTTGAAGCCAAGCTTGAAGCGACACCCGGTCAATTGGCGCGTGCCTCGGTCGAATTGGCCAAGGATTGGCGCACCGACAAATACCTGCAAAAGCTCGAAGCGATGCTGATCGTCACCGACGGCAGCGAGCTTCTGGTGATCACCGGTGCGGGCGACGTGCTTGAGCCCGAACATGATGTAACCGCAATCGGATCGGGCGGGAACTATGCGCTCGCCGCCGCGCGCGCAATGATGGACAGCGATCAAGACGCCGAGACAATTGCCCGCAAGGCCATGGCGATTGCATCAGATATCTGCGTTTACACAAAT
This window of the Rhodobacteraceae bacterium LMO-JJ12 genome carries:
- the hslV gene encoding ATP-dependent protease subunit HslV yields the protein MAKQEFPGWHGTTIIGVKKDGKVVIAGDGQVSLGQTVIKGTARKVRRLSPGGYDVVAGFAGSTADAFTLLERLEAKLEATPGQLARASVELAKDWRTDKYLQKLEAMLIVTDGSELLVITGAGDVLEPEHDVTAIGSGGNYALAAARAMMDSDQDAETIARKAMAIASDICVYTNGNLTVETISK
- the trxA gene encoding thioredoxin, yielding MATVAVTDDTFDAEVKNSDIPVVVDFWAEWCGPCKMIGPVLEELSEEMNGKVKIVKINVDENPNSPSQLGVRGIPALFIFKNGEVVANTAGARPKAQMQSWIEESI